From Apium graveolens cultivar Ventura chromosome 9, ASM990537v1, whole genome shotgun sequence, the proteins below share one genomic window:
- the LOC141683701 gene encoding uncharacterized protein LOC141683701: MDSSSEIFAKGNHHGTNIIGGVTFSGNSYNNQGSSCVTQATNSSSSLLLDSVPGLKRDAGFAVEWSVEEQYKLEEGLVKYADDPSIMRYIEIASMLRDKTVRDVALRCRWMTGKRRKQDNNNFGKKVTNKKDKSTDSLLKANTFLVSPLQLAGFSVTRNHQNGTSYMSHEASNYAKILLEQNNHAFGILTANLYSKCCNAVLLQDNINLFCRTRNNITTILNNMSNMPGIMSRMPALPLSINDELANIILPGVSETMIAGVSNEIRIKQELR; this comes from the exons ATGGACAGCTCGTCTGAGATATTTGCAAAGGGGAATCACCATGGTACAAACATTATTGGAGGCGTAACATTTTCAGGAAATTCTTATAACAATCAAGGGTCAAGTTGTGTAACTCAAGCTACAAACTCTTCTAGTTCCCTTTTGCTTGATTCCGTGCCTGGCCTCAAGCGTGATGCAGGTTTTGCTGTTGAGTGGTCGGTTGAGGAGCAGTACAAGTTGGAGGAAGGACTTGTTAA ATATGCTGATGATCCGAGCATTATGAGGTATATAGAGATCGCATCAATGTTGCGAGATAAAACTGTACGTGATGTTGCTCTGAGGTGTAGGTGGATGACG GGAAAACGAAGAAAACAGGACAATAATAACTTTGGGAAGAAAGTGACAAATAAAAAG GATAAATCTACAGATTCATTATTGAAGGCAAACACATTTTTAGTTTCACCATTACAATTAGCTGGATTTTCAGTTACTAGAAATCATCAAAATGGAACTAGTTACATGTCTCATGAAG CCTCAAATTATGCAAAGATTCTCTTGGAGCAGAACAATCATGCTTTTGGGATTTTAACAGCTAATCTCTATAGTAAATGTTGCAATGCGGTGTTG TTACAGGATAACATTAATCTCTTTTGTCGCACGAGGAACAATATCACCACCATCTTAAACAA CATGAGCAATATGCCGGGGATAATGAGCCGGATGCCGGCACTGCCTCTATCAATCAATGATGAACTTGCAAATATTATCTTGCCTGGTGTGAGTGAG ACAATGATAGCTGGTGTGTCAAATGAGATCCGCATAAAGCAGGAGTTAAGATGA